One genomic region from Vallitalea longa encodes:
- a CDS encoding ABC-2 transporter permease, with amino-acid sequence MYKLLKSNLIYTLQNKIYLIIQVLMLVYIDVFSVIYIFKYNNSNTDYSHLPNIPIIIFLFISTFIFISNPFMSPKQYSTNDYSIFTLSFPITKKQYVISHYIKLLIYMILILIDIFLVSLITMLISRIPITYNYFLLLFFIVLYTVGITGSFYIMIFFITKYYKIISLVFYFTCFFIYTIINVNKIFSSEYINIILLAGISFIPISCLISLFMVKLRDFN; translated from the coding sequence ATGTATAAATTATTAAAAAGTAATCTCATATATACACTACAAAACAAAATATATTTAATAATTCAGGTATTGATGTTAGTATATATTGATGTATTTTCTGTTATATATATATTTAAATATAACAATAGCAATACTGATTATTCTCATTTACCAAATATTCCTATAATAATATTTTTATTTATATCCACTTTTATATTTATAAGTAATCCCTTTATGTCACCAAAACAGTATAGTACTAATGATTATAGTATCTTCACCTTAAGTTTTCCTATTACAAAAAAGCAATATGTAATAAGTCATTATATTAAATTATTGATCTATATGATATTAATCCTAATTGATATTTTTTTGGTAAGTCTTATTACTATGCTTATAAGTAGAATACCAATTACTTATAATTATTTTCTGCTATTGTTTTTCATAGTATTATATACAGTTGGTATAACAGGTTCATTCTATATAATGATTTTCTTCATAACAAAATATTACAAAATAATAAGTTTAGTATTTTATTTTACTTGTTTCTTTATTTATACTATAATTAATGTAAACAAGATTTTTTCCAGTGAATACATAAATATAATATTGTTAGCAGGAATATCATTCATTCCTATTTCTTGTTTAATATCATTATTTATGGTTAAGTTAAGAGACTTTAACTGA